TGATTATAGGGGCTTGCATTTATCCCAACACAATCGTTACGATCAAAATAAGATTAAAACCATTATTCAAGCTATTTTCAATGAAGTGGGAGAGGATTTTTTGCAAATCCGCACCACCGATATGAGCAAACGCCCTAGCAATATCATAGGCGAAGAGGTTTATGCAAAAGTGGTTGATAATATCTGTAAGTCTGAAATGCCTCAAGATAATTTAGGAAAAAAGAATCAAGTAACCCAAGATAGCTTGAGAAAAAATCTTTTTGTAGATATGCATAGAATGGGGTTGATTGAGCGATACAATAAAAATAAGGAATCTACAAACCCCTACATTCAAAGCAATATTAAATATATCAGTTTAACTCCCTTATCTATAGAATTTTTAAACGCACAAGATTTGTTAAGAAAAAATTTTTGTTACACGCAAGCTTTAGAAAATCTTTTAAAAGGTTTTGGAGCAGAATGCAGAGAGATAATGATAGAGCTTGACAATCATTATTTAGACATTGAAGAAATGATGTTTTTTGTTACATTTTTAAATATTGAAAATTTTACTAGAAGTGAAATTATAGAATATGTTAGAGAGTATAGGAGTTTAAGCCGTATCCAAAAAGAAAAGTTAAAAGAGTTGGTGCAAAATTATTGCAATCCTAACCATTTTAATGGGAATAAGTTAGAAAAGAGAGATTATCATAATTGGAAAAATCAAGCCCAACAAATTTTTAGCTTGCTAGAACAAAGCGTGTTTTTTGAAACCAATAAAGAGAGGCTTATTTTAAAAACGCTCAATGAAGAAAGCAAACAAAACGATAAAAAGCTCAAACGCTCCATTAAAGAAAAAGCCCTTTATTTTGAAAAACATGGCGTAAAAAAAGAAAAGGGCTTTGAATTGCATCATATTGTGCCTTTATGTTTGGCTCGCTCTATAGAAGAGTTTGATCTTTTGGATAAATGGGAAAATTTAATCTATATTGACGCTTTTAACCATGCGAAAATATCTCAAACGCAAAATAAACATATTTGTTTGTATTTTGAAAATTGCGATGTGATTTTATCTAAAGGCTTAAAAGAAGAACAAGAAAGCCTTTATTTTACTTATGTTGAAAATGTGTTATATAAACTTGATTTACAAAATATCATGCTGAAATACAATAAAGATTTATTGCATTCTAAAAACGGCTGATAAAATAAAGCGGTGTCTTTTTAAGGGAGCGTTTTTCATGATCGCTTTTGGTATAAAGGCTATAGAATTAGCGCTACAATACCCCCATGCAAAAAAAGATTTTTTTACTAGAAGACGACTACCTTTTAAGCGAGAGTATCAAGGAGTTTTTAGAGCATTTAGGCTATGAAGTGTTTTGCGCTTTTAATGGGAAAGAAGCTTATGAAAGGCTCTCTGTTGAGCGCTTTAACCTCTTGCTTTTAGACGTACAAGTGCCTGAAATGAATAGCTTGGAATTGTTTAAGCGCATCAAAAACGATTTTTTAATCTCTACGCCTGTGATTTTTATCACCGCCTTACAGGATAACGCTACCTTAAAAAACGCTTTTAATTTGGGGGCGAGCGATTATTTGAAAAAGCCTTTTGATTTAGACGAATTGGAAGCGCGCATTAAAAGGTTTTTCAATGATGATCCCATAGAAATCATGCCTA
This DNA window, taken from Helicobacter pylori, encodes the following:
- a CDS encoding restriction endonuclease subunit R, with the protein product MPKLEKILLEIMQLDPSKECLKFLANRIKSSDYRGLHLSQHNRYDQNKIKTIIQAIFNEVGEDFLQIRTTDMSKRPSNIIGEEVYAKVVDNICKSEMPQDNLGKKNQVTQDSLRKNLFVDMHRMGLIERYNKNKESTNPYIQSNIKYISLTPLSIEFLNAQDLLRKNFCYTQALENLLKGFGAECREIMIELDNHYLDIEEMMFFVTFLNIENFTRSEIIEYVREYRSLSRIQKEKLKELVQNYCNPNHFNGNKLEKRDYHNWKNQAQQIFSLLEQSVFFETNKERLILKTLNEESKQNDKKLKRSIKEKALYFEKHGVKKEKGFELHHIVPLCLARSIEEFDLLDKWENLIYIDAFNHAKISQTQNKHICLYFENCDVILSKGLKEEQESLYFTYVENVLYKLDLQNIMLKYNKDLLHSKNG
- the crdR gene encoding copper response regulator transcription factor CrdR encodes the protein MQKKIFLLEDDYLLSESIKEFLEHLGYEVFCAFNGKEAYERLSVERFNLLLLDVQVPEMNSLELFKRIKNDFLISTPVIFITALQDNATLKNAFNLGASDYLKKPFDLDELEARIKRFFNDDPIEIMPNIFYHQNCLSVMGKKEILPPKTAQLLEYFLEHKGQIISSQALENNLWEQAIDDSTLRTYIKVLRKLLGKNCIETHKGVGYRFNPL